One stretch of Arachis duranensis cultivar V14167 chromosome 1, aradu.V14167.gnm2.J7QH, whole genome shotgun sequence DNA includes these proteins:
- the LOC107491278 gene encoding uncharacterized protein LOC107491278 → MVLFSIKKQTPRSPSYVFPSIIGLALFSLTALLLLYKVDDVVSRTGTVAGHNLEPTPWHVFPMKSFPEETRQSRAYRIIQCSYLTCRYSSSTHERRRFEAANGASSSPKCPDFFSAIRRDLEPWKKTGISERHVAEAQKLAAFRVVIVGGKLYVDWYYACVQSRAMFTIWGILQLLKRYPGLVPDVDLMFDCMDKPTILKAEHQNFPLPLFRYCTTKEHLDIPFPDWSFWGWSEINILPWQEQFADIKVGSKKVSWRNKIPQAYWRGNPDVASPIRTELLNCNDSSKWGATIMRQDWGEAARRGFKESKLSKQCNHRYKIYAEGYAWSVSLKYILSCGCVTLIISPQYEDFFSRGLIPKHNYWLVDPQDLCPSIKQAVDWGNEHPDEAEAIGRRGQDFMESLNMDRIYDYMFHLLSEYSKLLQFKPTPPSSSLEVCVDSVLCFADEKQRGFLNRSSTFASQSLPCTLKPA, encoded by the exons ATGGTACTTTTCTCAATTAAGAAACAAACACCTCGTTCACCTTCTTACGTCTTCCCTTCGATAATTGGTCTCGCCCTCTTCTCCCTCACCGCACTCCTCCTCCTCTATAAG GTTGACGACGTCGTTTCGAGGACCGGAACCGTCGCGGGTCACAACCTAGAACCGACTCCATGGCACGTGTTCCCTATGAAGTCGTTTCCAGAAGAGACGCGCCAGAGCCGCGCGTACAGAATCATCCAATGCTCCTACCTCACCTGCCGCTACTCCTCTTCCACCCACGAACGACGCCGTTTCGAGGCGGCTAACGGTGCTTCCTCCTCCCCGAAGTGCCCTGACTTCTTCAGCGCGATCCGGCGGGACCTCGAGCCGTGGAAGAAGACGGGGATCTCAGAAAGACACGTGGCGGAAGCTCAGAAGCTCGCAGCTTTTCGGGTTGTGATTGTGGGTGGGAAATTGTACGTGGATTGGTACTATGCTTGTGTTCAGAGTAGGGCAATGTTCACGATTTGGGGAATATTGCAGCTTCTGAAAAGGTACCCCGGGTTGGTGCCTGATGTGGATTTGATGTTTGATTGCATGGATAAGCCTACGATTCTCAAGGCTGAGCACCAGAATTTTCCTTTGCCACTATTTCGGTATTGCACAACAAAGGAGCACCTTGATATTCCTTTCCCTGATTGGTCTTTTTGGGGATG GTCAGAGATAAACATTTTACCCTGGCAGGAGCAGTTTGCAGATATCAAGGTAGGTTCTAAAAAAGTAAGTTGGAGGAACAAGATTCCGCAGGCATACTGGAGAGGAAATCCAGATGTTGCATCCCCTATTCGTACTGAGTTACTGAACTGTAATGATTCAAGTAAGTGGGGAGCAACAATCATGCGTCAG GATTGGGGAGAAGCTGCAAGACGTGGCTTTAAGGAGTCAAAACTTTCAAAGCAGTGTAACCACCG GTATAAGATATATGCTGAAGGGTATGCATGGTCAGTAAGTCTGAAATATATCCTCTCATGTGGTTGTGTTACACTAATTATATCACCCCAGTATGAAGACTTTTTCAGTCGTGGCCTTATTCCAAAACATAACTACTGGCTTGTTGATCCTCAAGATCTATGTCCATCTATAAAGCAAGCAGTAGACTGGGGAAATGAACATCCAGATGAG GCTGAGGCTATCGGGAGAAGAGGGCAGGATTTCATGGAAAGCTTGAATATGGATCGAATTTATGACTACATGTTTCACCTTCTTTCGGAATACTCGAAACTTCTACAGTTCAAGCCTACTCCCCCATCTTCTTCCTTGGAAGTTTGTGTGGATTCTGTGCTTTGCTTCGCAGATGAGAAGCAGAGAGGATTCCTTAATAGATCAAGTACGTTTGCTTCACAAAGCCTTCCATGCACTCTCAAACCTGCCTAG